Sequence from the Etheostoma cragini isolate CJK2018 unplaced genomic scaffold, CSU_Ecrag_1.0 ScbMSFa_1523, whole genome shotgun sequence genome:
CACAGGATGACTTTGCAAAGTCTGAAAATTGCAGAGAAGTAACTTATTACAATTGCAATTGTACTACTTTAATCTCAGAGTACACCCAGGTTCCTTTTCTGTAATTGTACGACTTTAATCTTAGAAACTGTGAGTAGAGGGATGGCCTTCCAACGCTGGCTGCGTTTGCCACCATCAAGCGGACAAGAGACTCTGTGGCGGACACGGTTTCTGATCTTTCTGGGGTGGGTCACTGGTCTCACCCACTGGAGACCAAATTAGGGGACGTGGCCCATGGACTACAATGAGTTTGACACCGCGGTCTAGATTGTGTCCATGTTAGAAAACTACACCTAAAATTGTAATGgacagatccccccccccctccattcaATACCAGTGAATACAGAATAAACATGAAATGCAAAACACAGCTGATAAATTCCATCAAACAGACAGAAGACCACAGTATCTCATTTGATTTTATTCTGCGTTGTTACATGTGACCATAAACTTCCAGAAAGGTATAGTTGCCATggttacagtaaatatattcaCGTACTCAGATAGGAAAAGGGAGGGGCAGTTGACATTGACAGTGTGCACAAGTTGAGACAGTTGCTAATGTGTGACGTCAAGTAACACGAGCGGGATAAAACCAACTTGGAGTGTTCaaatcaacatgaaaaaacGTTACCGCGAAAAGAGAGCAGTGATGTAATGCTACGgtcagagaaaaatgaaaacatacaaaagaggaataaataaaatgtctcattttacagatacagcaacaacaacagacagcagAGATGTTGTATTTCCCTCTGAATTtggtgtgtgagagagcgagagagagagagagagagggacaaggACGACATTGGAGAGGGGTGGttggtctctctctccctctctctctctctctctctctctctctcctgtggcAGGACTCAGCATCCGGATAACCTACGGGTGAGTTACTATGGCGACGCTTTAGGAGGGGAGGCAGGAGCAAGGCAGGGTGGTGAGCTTTGGAGCCGGAGTCAGACTCGTTTCTAAGGCATCGTANNNNNNNNNNATTCCAGATCATTCCCATCAGTTTTAGTTCAGTCTGAGACATGGCGACGTTGTATGCTCCACACTAAAGCCCCACCCCCATCCCCACATCCCTGCCGACCTCTGCCAAACCCCCCGTCCACCCACTCCCCAGTCCGACTCTAGAAGGCACTGGTATGTACTTATCTCTCCACATTCTAAAACATGGACTCTGTTAAAGATGAGCAATCGAGGCAATGAggatacacaaaaaaacacgtACTGATACACACGGGCCAGCCGGGTAACTTACGGGGGTACAGCTGGATCCTGATGCCACCAGTCTTCCTTTAACCCTGTGTTAGCACGACAACGATTTCATCGCTCAACAGTCTGCTGATGGCGGAGGCAATCACATATGTAAACGTCCACAAGGCTAACATCATGACAGGCCAAGAGATGTACAAAAAACTAGCTTCAGACATGCTCCATAAGTGGACTGGATCGTTTGAACTGCCCCGATTAACTTCCATCCTAGGAGAAAACCCTGAGGGTCTGTGGCTTCTGATGTCCTGCCTTCCTCCTTGGTGGATGCACAAAACTAATACAGGAGTTTTTGTCAGTATATGAAATACTGGAGATTTGTTTTCCTGTGTAATAGAGCTAAATCCCTCCCTTATACATTGTCAGGGTATTATGTCCACCATTTCTCACAGACTTCTTTAGTGTAATATCCATGTTTCCAAAGAGGAAGGCACCAGATAAGAACCACGACGTATTCGGCATTCGGATAAATGTGTGAATTTAATTGTGTACCCCCACTAATCTGTATTTTTTACGCCCATGTACATGTGTATCTACAGAGCAGtggacaaaaagacacacaaggtTGAAAAGACTGGCTTGTGCACAGAGGGCGGGGGTCTCCGTACGGTGAACCTCGGGTTGGAACGCCATGCGCTACCGGATGTGGACACAGTGAACGGGGTCGACTCCTACTCTACACACCGAGTTTGGCTGGTACTGGCGTACGTCTGGAATGGTTTACTGTGGTGATAGTAGTCATTAGAAAAGTCTATCTCCTCGTCCCACTAGGAGCTTCCTACAGTGTCTATTCTAGGTTCCTGGTTCATATCTGATGCACAAAAgcactgaaaacaaacaggttttTCTCTTCTGGTGGTCTGGAGTCCGTTTTTATGTTTGGGGACCATTCGTTCCGACAACTTTTAGATTTTGTCTATATCATTGCACAACTTAACTCTTAAATGTAAACAACTCATTAAAGGAATAGTGTAGATTAGATTCCCTCCCTCTTACCAGTAAATATAAAGCTAAAGCTAGCAgccacttagcttagcatagtgacGCTAAGCAGAACCAGCACGTAGACAGAATTAACACCGTGTATCTAATTTATTAATCCATAACAACAACCAAagtgcaaaaatgaaaagttgttgttttattagcCTTCTTGAAGTCAGCGTGGACAGGTAATGTAGGCCAGTGTCCGTGGTAGGCCGATCCTGAAACCAGGGCGGGGGTCCCTGAAGTCCAACTCAGACCACCTCAGAgcagaaatgtaaaagtatttGGATGCTCACTTGAGTGCAAGTTGAAATGATGAAAAACTGTATCAACACAAATATGTGAGGTTTCCAGTGCATTTGTGCCTGAACACAGAATCCTGTACACGGGGCTAAGGTCCCGATCCCCCGCCTGTACACGCTACTACGCTGTATGATGACAGTCTTCTGCAAATGCAAAAGGTGACGTTGTATTTATAGCATAAATGATAGCTTCTGTTCTTTCCACCTTATCCCTCGTCTTCCTCGTCCATTTCCACAGCCGTTATCAACATATGtgataatacaaaaataaaagtcacataGATTGGaccactttgtttttctctcccttttcactgCTTTTCATTCACAGCAGACCCAtattcacaaagaaacaaaacgattaaaaacatggaaattaaaggtttttttgtatttattattcttttttttttttttaaatctgttaccATCTGAGCCGTGGTACTCGTCTCCAGGTTAAAAGCTCCTCAGTCGTTTGGGGTGAAATGTGAATCACAGAGTGCTTTAACTCcatcagaaaaaaggaaaaccatcAACAGCTAAAAATGGCTGCTGCCTTTGCCTTTGACATCAAGGCAAAGCAACAAGCTCCAGGGTGGCAGTGGAGACTTCGTCACAGCAACATCTGCCCTCCATGGCTGCTCCTCTTCGCTTTGAAATCTCTGGATCTCCCCAGAGATTGGAATGGACCGTTAAATACAAACACGTTAAAAAAGTCTCTTTTTGTGTGGAAGTCTCCTCGTTTCTGGACAGGTGTAGTCGCATTTAATAAAGACAGAGGAGAAGACAGTTGGGGTCACTTGTTTTCAGAGGTCAAAGTTCACGTCTTTCTTTAGGACCTCCACTGTGACGCCtaatgcgtgtgcgtgtgtgtgtgtgtgtgtgtgagtgggctATGACTGCTACTTGAAGACATAGTTGATCAGGACCTGAAGGAGGATGAGGAAAACAATGATGACGTAGTCCCGCTGTTGGAGGAAAGAGCTGCCCTCCACGCGGCCCGCCGCACGACTCCGCAGCACGCTGATGCTCctgcacgcgcgcacacacacacacacacacacacacacacacacacacacacacacacacacacacacacacacacacacacacacacagagttatgtGTCAGTGCTCCAAAGGGAGGCGTCCCAGCCCTCTCCCGGCCTGACCCTCGCCCCTCTCACCTGTTGATGTCCTCCTGCGTCCGCTTTATGGATTCTATGGCACTTTGAAGTTCACTGAGGTCGGTTCCCTTCTTCCTCAGCCGGCTGGTATGCTTGCTCTTGTGTCCTGCAACAGAGTGGGTTACACACCGTTCACCACATTCCATTAGATACTATTTAAGGACCTTTCTAAGGACACACAGAATGCCGTTTCTTCTGGTTTTCAGGTGACCGGAGGCGTCAGGTGGTTTGTTACACACCGCCGTCTGGGGCCAGTCCTTCAAAGGGTTCTCAAGGTGGATTCCAGGAaggaaatgtaataaaactggtcaaataatacattttgtatcatttagtgtaaatacttttgtttatattttgcacttgaCTTGTGTAACCGTGGTATAGtgaagtcaaaataaaattaaaaaaatagtgcatgtataggtactgagcatgtgtgtttagttcaggcctgtgtgtaatgtgtgtaattacAACAGAGTGTATATTGTAATTGTAacgtgggactaataaagttaattatttttgtaagtGCTTCCCGGCTGTATATAACAACAACTTCTAGTAATATAATAAAGTGTGCTGTTTATGGACTCATCTCAGCCTCAGAAGGTCCTTTGGTGTTTAGTAAAGGTTTAATACCCGTCCAGGTGACATATAACCAGTGTTTCTACAACCGGTCAACATGTGTGTAGGGCCTGCTTCACACTTAAATATAGAGATGGCTGTTAAAACAACTTCATATTTAAAACCAAATTTATCCCACTTTTTACAGAGAAGTTCATTTGACCCGCTTCTAGAGCTGTGTGTCTGTAATAATAACAcggtacagtatgtgtgttatTCAGACTATATTCTGTGGGTCAACATAACCAATCGTTATTCTTTTAAACCATAGAAAGGCAGATTGACCAGATTAACTCATGTTAgcctttgtgcgtgtgtgttggtgtgtgtgtgtgtgtgtgtgtgtgtgtgactcacgTTCGCTGCCAGACGAGTCTTGGCGGTCGGGTTCGGGTGAAGAGCAGCCACTCTCTGGGCTCTTGGGCTTGTCGCTCTTGTGTTTCCTCTTTGGCACcgtcacctacacacacacacacacacacacacacacacacacaaagagaaacaggTCAAGCAAACAGGGTGCACATGACAGGTCCAACCAAATAAGAGCACATCCAAACATTCCTTAGCATCCGCACAGTGTAAAGGCTCAAGAATAGAAAATAATggtttacccccccccccccccccccccccccccccccccccccccccggcccaCTTCCACACACCCCAGCACAAACATGCTAGTTGGCATTGGCGTGTCAATGACTGTGCAAGGCATGCTGTTCAGTCACATCCATTAGAATCACTCAACGACACACGACCAGTGTCTAAAATAACACAAACCTGCCAAGAGAGGCCTATTTAAACAACTCAGTCCAACAGGATTATTATCTTAATCCTACATGCTTTATTGAATGTGATGCATATTTTCAGGCCTGGTCTTTGTCAGGCGGAACAGGTCTGAAGGTTGATTTAATGATGAATACATTGGTATTCAGTAGTGTTGTTAGTGGACCCAGGTCCACATTTGACATGTTAGTGCAAAGTGTTTGAATTCTACATATTGTGCTGTATATATGCGTAGTGACTGCCCTCTACTGGTTGAAACCCGGCTACTGTGGCTGAGTTTGGATTTTGGCTGAGCTGGTGCTGGGTTTACATTTAGCCCAATGTCAAAGGGCACCCGAATAGCTCAAATGGTAAAGAGGGCGCCcacatgtagaggtttactcctcaacaaGTTCAACTACGACCTACAACCCTcggctgcatgtcatcccccccctctcctttcATTGTAAAACAGACAGCATTTGGCTAAGACCaccttttttcaaatgtgatttttgaATTTTCAGGGTGGAggcttttttttgtggtggtggtggtactTCAAAAGCTgaaccaaagacaaaaagaagttCCCAAAGAAAGACTTGACCAGCTTTGGCACTTGGCAGGTGGTTACTTTGAACACAGGAGCAGCCGTTACACTGCACTGCACCGCTAGCTTCTCCACATGGCATGAACAAGGTGCAGCTCAGCAGAGGCCGAGGCTCGGCAGAGGTCGAGGAACGGCAGAGGCCGAGGCTCGGCAGAGGTCGAGGAACGGCAGAGGCCGAGGCTCGGCAGAGGCCGAGGCTCGGCAGAGGCCGAGGCTCGGCAGAGGTCGAGGCTCGGCAGAGGCCGAGCCCGAGAGTCAGCGAGCgcaaacacaacatgaaacaaacaTCATGCAGACAGGTGAGGACAGGTGAAGCGTGACGAGGGCGTGGCCAGgcgttggtggtggtggttgctCGGTTGATGTAATGGATGTTCTCTCTTTTAGACTTTGtatgggagagaaaaaaaaatatatatatctatatatatatagatatatatttctCTGATGACATCCCAGTCTCCAAGGTGTGAATAAGTAGTAAATTACAGTGAACTGAGAGCAGCACCTGAAAACTTTCTGCAGAAGTTAACAAACTTGCTGCAGCCTCTATCCCAGACTCTGACCAGACTTAGTTTCCATTCAACTCTGTAATCTTTCACAATGCCAGAGAAAACAGGCCCGGAGCCTGTaggaaacaacattttaaatatggcCTGTGTGACCCAAAGTAGTCCTTTATGTTAAATGATCCTTTTCCTCTTGACAAGGCAAGAAAAGGCCTTCACTTTGACATAAATCCCCTCCCATACAGAGAGAACAGCAGGTGCTAGGGCAGGGAAAGAAcgaaaacagagacaaagagtATGAAAAAATATGACCAAAAGAAGGAGCAGAGGCAAAGACggcgaggacaacacaaagagaaGAAGCCAAAATGAAGACGGTGCACCGGGTGCTGCGTGGAAGGTGGCTGAGGCGGCgagctgctttttttttcttttaaatggcGGTTTTCGAACAGGACCACCTACCTGGCATTTGCAATTGTCCCTCCGCGGCCCCTGGTTACTCAGACTAATAAGACTGCCAGAACGTACCATAGGGGTGCGGTGTCGGACCTTGGTCTGGATACAGCCGTCTTTCTCAAACTGGATCAAGTCGTTGAGCGGATCCCATGGCCTCGTGCTGGGGAGAGGGCCGAGAGGGGGACATGAGGACACATAGAGAAGGAAACCAGTGAGACAGATATGGGCGGGGCATGGGAACAAGATGACAGAGACAATGAAAGAGAGTGGATggtaagagaaagagagaggaagacaaagaaacaaaaagagaatgGAGAAGTAGAgtcagaaaacagacagaagagaaagacaTACACTGAcaacattattattcattacatTCTTCCACAGAGAACTGGCCTGTCTATAATACCCGGCATCAGCCTAATAAATTTAATAGTAAGCAAGTTGTACTTCTAAGTACTTGTACATACTCTTCTTTGTTGGTAATAATGTTAAGCTcctctaaatgtatttataaattgAAATTTTCGATTTCGATACAAACCTCAACTATTTCACACCTAGCACACCTCAGTTTCCCGGCGCTGCGAGGCTTCAGccgggatgagagctgacaacagccccgtgCGGAGaaacatccacagtcagcccccagccagctagcagccatccactatcattacagccctggtCCCGGGGAACCAATCCaaagtcagcccccagccagctagcagctaTCCACTATCATCACAGCCCTGGTCCGGGGAAcccatccacagtcagcccccagccagctagcagccatccactatcattacagccctggtCCGGGGAAACATCCACAGTCAGCTcctagccagctagcaaccatccactatcattacagccctggtCCGGGGACACATCTACAGTCAGCCCCCacccagctagcaaccatccactatcattacagccctggtCTGGGAACACATCCGCAGTcggcccccagccagctagcagccatccactatcattacaacCCTGGTCCGGGGAACCCATCCACAGTCAGCTcctagccagctagcaaccatccactatcattacagccctggtCTGGGGAAACATCCACAGTCAGCTCCTAGCCAGCTAGCACCCATCCACTATCATAACAACCCTGgtccggggacacatccacagtcagcccccagccagctagcaaccatccactatcattacagccctgggGAAACNNNNNNNNNNNNNNNNNNNNNNNNNNNNNNNNNNNNNNNNNNNNNNNNNNNNNNNNNNNNNNNNNNNNNNNNNNNNNNNNNNNNNNNNNNNNNNNNNNNNcatccacagtcagcccccagccagctagcagccatccactatcatttcagccccggggacacatccacagtcggCCCCCAGCCACCTAGCAgtcatccactatcattacagcaatGGGGAAaaatccacagtcagcccccagcagcGAGCAgtcatccactatcattacagccctggtccggggacacatccacagtcaccccccagccagctagcagccatccactatcactaCAGCCCGGGtgcagggacacatccacagtcagcccccagccagctagcagccatccactatcactaCAGCCCTGGtgcagggacacatccacagtcagcccccagccagctagcagccatccactatcactTCAGctccggggacacatccacagtcagcccccagccaccTAGCAgtcatccactatcattacagcaatGGGGaaacatccacagtcagccccaagcagctagcagccatccactatcattacagccctgggaaacatccacagtcagcccccagcagcgagcagccatccactatcattacagccctggtccggggacacatccacagtcagcccccggCCAGCTAACAGCTATCCACTATCACTACAGCCCGGGtgcagggacacatccacagtcagccccccgGACAGCACTTAACACCGTTGCTAAGGACACTAACAGCAGTTCACTGAACCatcgggaaacagacccaggcaccggAGTCATCGGCCACtggtaacgttacacctccgttagcaGACAAAACAGTAATAAGACACCAAAGGACTACTACTAATTTAAAGCtgtggtagcactggatctggacgagagggataactctgggagttggaaggggggAGGGCgtgattctgccttctcactccgcgACACAGGATCGTGGAGCTGAGTGTTGCAATTTCAGTTTGATTTCcaatattgttacagccctaccCACGGGTGACTCAAGATTTCAAGCAGTAGATCTAAAGGAGCCAGCGGATCCGTTTCTCCAACTTGTCTACAATCTGATCTCAGACCACAAGCTCACAGGCCTTAGAGGAGTCACTCACTCGGCATATCTGTAATGCCACTCTCCGGTGATGGGGTCCTGCTCAAACAGGGCCGAGATCCACTCCTCACATTTGGCTTTCCGTTCGCGGGCAGACTTCCGCTGGGCTTCCTCCAAGATGAACTTCTCATTGGTGGCCTCGATCTGGTCCTTGTTATTGATGGCCCGGGTCACGTGCTGCCACAGTCTGAGGATTGAGAGGGAACAGAGCCATGAAGTTCTTCAAGACGCTGTAGGGGAGTAATAAAAACTGCAGAAGCAGCTTTCACACCTGAAATACTATCAATAAGCCAAAGCCCGACAAAGGTAAATGTGGCTATAGAAACTAAATAAAGAGCCAGTaaacaatgaatcaatcaaCATCATTTTAAGGATCTGCTGATACTCCGACAAGAGGTTCACCTTTCCGATTCGGACTCTCCCTGCTCCTCTGGAGGGACGGTGTAGCGGATCAGTCGACTCTGCCTTAGCTCTGGCGTCGGGTTCCAGAAAGTGTCCACCGTCCCTGTCTTCTTGTCATTGATGAAGATCTCACTGTCCTGTGAAGGGGAAGTTAAAAAGCTTGCCTTACTTGACTGAAGACAAACTACAGTGAAGTAGGGATTTGCTCCATCCTGGTGGGTATAAGTTCCACAGCTTCTTAAAAACAAGTCACAGAGACACAACGGCATCGCTGGTAAACTGTGTATTTACTATGTTGCCCTATTAGCAGAAGGCCTACAAACAAATACCACACTAATATTGATTAATGTACATCCGGGTCAGTTATACAACAAGCAGGCGTCAGATGTCTTGTGTCTTACCCAGTGTCCTTCTAGTGTAGCTAACACCTCCTTTCCCAGCTTGATCTTTCCAGACACCTGATTGACATTGTCACTGCTGCCCAGGAATGGCTGGAAAaaagacaggagagaaaaggggggcGGGAAAAATGAAGACAGAGCGGGGCAAGGAACGAATGGGAAACCAAATTAAGACGAGGAATGGAGAGGTTAGGACAAAAGGACAGTGTAGAAAAGagcagaaagaggaagaaagagataGGACAGCAAGAGAAAAACCAAAAAGAGCATAGAAGGAGAGAGGTGGGAAaagggagaggaaaaaggaCATGGGGGGAATGGAAGGAGAGATACATGTTTATTTGCTGCAGTTCCTGTGGTTTATCATGTGTCATCTGATCTACACTGGCGTGTCTGTAGCCAAGACTGTGAAAGCAGTGCATGTAGGAGCAGTGTGGCATTTGGCCGTCCCCAACTAGTTTTTTTGGAACCGGATGGGGTGATTTTTggaggagagggtggagctgggaTAATGCTGCCAAGACAGTGGTGTTAATGGTTGCAATGGCACtgcgctaagctaaacgctaaagacGGAAAGATTGAATTCAGCTGACGCAAATCCTTCAGCGGAGATTGATCAGCGGGTACATGCAGAGTCCTACCGCCATCcatctgcatgtacagtagaaCAGAACCTCTGCACAAAGTTACCAGCTACAGCTagtggtagctagctagcttgaacgctgaacaagacatttttaggcgACCAAAACTCACAATGAGAAGGTCAAAACAAGGTCATGACTATTTTAAGGGGAAATCTTTTGAGTCCCTGTTAGCTTTTGCTGACATGTACCTGTTGCTAGGTCGTAAGGGAGGTTGGATGATTTCAGGGGGGAGACGGAGTGGCATGGTGGAGTTGGTGTTGGAGTGGGGGGGTCAGACATTCAGAAAAGTCATGTGAGAAATGGATTTTAAAGAAGACTCCTCATGGTTCTGGATCTATAAAGGCTTTATTTCATGTCatatttaacagtttaaaaGGTCCTCCTTTGAAATGGTCTACTGTTCTTTATTATTGatttgattattattgttaatgttattattttaaacacagcCATACCTTCAGTTTGAACTCCAGCTGAGCACTGTAGCCCGTTTTCTCACAAGCAATGGTGACCTGACCACCCAGCTCCAGGGTCATGGTGCCGTACAGGATGCCTTCCAGATGAAAAAGCACCATGAGAAACTGGGCTCAGCACAGATAAGTGGGAAACTCCCAAACTATTTGTTGTTGGTATGTCTACCGCTTTCCAGATGAGCAAAGCAACATTAGtgtttaaaaaggcagaaaccccccccccccccccccagagtgAGATTGTGCAGGCTGTCCTCTGACCTTTACAGTGAGCGTAGGGCATGTTCATCACATAGTCCTCTCCCCGGTTGAGAAAAGTGAGCCGAGCCTCCCCGTCTAATATGGCCGACAGGGAGTTTCCTAAAGTGGAAACAACAGCAGTCAGGGGACAGATGTGCTAGCACAGCAAGGGAAGGATTTAGCAGCTGAATACATATTAGCACactttttattgatgtatttAGAGTGCCCGTGGGTGACATTAACTGGATCTTAGTGGTGTGAGTGTACCATAGAACTTGGACTTGGCAAGGATGCTGCCACTGAGGCAGAATCCGTCCTTCCTATTACTGACGTAGAAGGCTGACACAGGAGGATGATGGGATacctgaagaaaaacacactgatgTAGTCAGCTTGGACACTACTAAGGAAGACATTTAAGGTCAATGATTTGATCTGAAATCCGCCTTAGATTCATCTTATCACAGACAGTCTTTGACCCTTAGCAACTTGTATTATTGGAGTTATCTGATCAATCAGATTGTTACAGTAGTAGAGCTGTTGGTACCTGCTCTGCGATGTAGAAGGTCTTGCTGTTGGTCTTCTGGTGGAGCCACATGCAGCGGTACGTCTCTCCAATAATGGGGTTATAAGGCTTCTTCAACCCCTGGATTCCAAATTGacaccacatacagtatgatttCAGAAGAACAGATTGTATATAGAGAGCATGCATTTCCTATGTAGCTCATCAACATATGGTGGGTTGTAATATTCATTCTCCTGACCTTTGGCTTTTTGTAAAATCCAGAGATGTACCACTTCACCACCTTCTTCATCCGGTTGTAAGCGTTCTCCTCGATTGCAGCCCTGAGAGTGAAACCATCAGTCCTAATTTGCCCCTCTATAACACAAGCTGTTTAACTCAGAGGGAAGAGCTCTGTACAATCTGCTATTACAAAATGATCTTGAATGTCTCACTGTCTTTCTCTACTAGTCACTGTGCCCTAAAGTTCCCAGAGAACTTCTTCATAGCAATACAGTTGGACACATTTAGTGGGAGTGTCCATATGTCATATGTATTTTATAGAAAAATCAGTCACTGAACTTTAACTGTTGACAttacaaacaccaaatattaCTGGTAAATTAGTGAAAATAAACTAAGATATGTCATCTGATTCAAAAGGGACACTTgttaaaataccaaaataaataaaagtgtaaataaaagtgTACTGCCCCCATTTTTAAGTCCTTGTTGCACTGCATGTGGCAAATAAGAACTTCAGTATTAATAagcttattaattaaaaaaatatatatttgtattgtttctattcctttaaaaagtctttggggcaaacaggaagtgagagGCTTACTCTGACAGGAAGTCCGCGTGGTAGTAGTAGTCAGAGAGTTTGTCCAGAAAGGACCTTGGTTCCAGAATGAAGGTGGGCAGGACCACCTTGGACAGATCCATGCCAGGTCGCACCTGCTTCAGCAGAGTCCAGATCAGAGATTTGTTCTCCTCGGATACCGTCTCTGTCTGGGCAGCCTCGCCAGCCTGGACAAGGGAACAGAGTCATGTGTTTTCCTACATGGAGCCGGCAGTAATACTGCAGACATCTTCAAATGCTCAGAAAACATTGTTGTAACCTTCAGCTGGTTTGCAAAATGAGGATTTAATTAGCGCCTAACaatcctctcacacacacacacacacacacatagacagatcAAAGCTTGTTCATATTATAGCTTTCCTAATAGTCGCAGCAGAGGAGCATGCTAAGTTCTCCTCATTAAGCCAGAAACTTTATATCCAAATAGCTTTTAGCTGAAGTTTGAATTCAAGAgaaagattaaattaaaaaagttgtaAGAACTCCTATGAGAATAGGGTGTAACTATCTCACttgatctttattttttattcaaagctCTGTGTGAAATCCTTGAAGTCTTCGGGTCCTACCTCTCCAAGTTCCTCATGGGACTGCTCCTGGTACGGAGTTTCCCGCAGGTGTTCATTAGGATCCAGGTCCAGGTACGAGTCGTCTTGGCGCTCGGACGTGTCGCTGTCGCTCTCCTCACTCTTCTCCAGGCCTTCTGGGTCCGACTCCTCGTGGTCCTGTTCTCCCTCCCGGTCTGACTTGTCTGAGTACAGGTCAGGGTCTTTCAAATGGTCACTGTCGTTGAACCTGGAGTATGGGCGGATTGGGTGGtaagattgattgattgatggatttAAAGGTTTAGGGGAGTGATGG
This genomic interval carries:
- the osbpl8 gene encoding oxysterol-binding protein-related protein 8 isoform X6; amino-acid sequence: MMKEEGLLSRRRFSTCGGTASLRPPHPDGRKLIRNASFGGYNELSPISLPGFERGKEDLLPLPLKEDSHSISKSKSETKLYNGSDKDVSTSGGKLTKKESLKVQKKNYREEKKRATKELLSTITDPSVIVMADWLKIRGTLKSWTKLWCVLKPGVLLVYKTHKNGQWVGTVLLNACELIERPSKKDGFCFKLFHPLEQSIWAVKGPKGEAVGSITQPLPSSHLICRATSESDGRCWMDALELALKCSSLLKRTMIREGKDDMSTVVTGGEHSINFYSLLRAHNIHGFQFNDSDHLKDPDLYSDKSDREGEQDHEESDPEGLEKSEESDSDTSERQDDSYLDLDPNEHLRETPYQEQSHEELGEAGEAAQTETVSEENKSLIWTLLKQVRPGMDLSKVVLPTFILEPRSFLDKLSDYYYHADFLSEAAIEENAYNRMKKVVKWYISGFYKKPKGLKKPYNPIIGETYRCMWLHQKTNSKTFYIAEQVSHHPPVSAFYVSNRKDGFCLSGSILAKSKFYGNSLSAILDGEARLTFLNRGEDYVMNMPYAHCKGILYGTMTLELGGQVTIACEKTGYSAQLEFKLKQQPFLGSSDNVNQVSGKIKLGKEVLATLEGHWDSEIFINDKKTGTVDTFWNPTPELRQSRLIRYTVPPEEQGESESERLWQHVTRAINNKDQIEATNEKFILEEAQRKSARERKAKCEEWISALFEQDPITGEWHYRYADTRPWDPLNDLIQFEKDGCIQTKVRHRTPMVRSGSLISLSNQGPRRDNCKCQVTVPKRKHKSDKPKSPESGCSSPEPDRQDSSGSERHKSKHTSRLRKKGTDLSELQSAIESIKRTQEDINRSISVLRSRAAGRVEGSSFLQQRDYVIIVFLILLQVLINYVFK
- the osbpl8 gene encoding oxysterol-binding protein-related protein 8 isoform X10 encodes the protein MMKEEGLLSRRRFSTCGGTASLRPPHPDGRKLIRNASFGGYNELSPISLPGFERGKEDLLPLPLKEDSHSISKSKSETKLYNGSDKDVSTSGGKLTKKESLKVQKKNYREEKKRATKELLSTITDPSVIVMADWLKIRGTLKSWTKLWCVLKPGVLLVYKTHKNGQWVGTVLLNACELIERPSKKDGFCFKLFHPLEQSIWAVKGPKGEAVGSITQPLPSSHLICRATSESDGRCWMDALELALKCSSLLKRTMIREGKDDMSTVVTGGEHSINFYSLLRAHNIHGFQFNDSDHLKDPDLYSDKSDREGEQDHEESDPEGLEKSEESDSDTSERQDDSYLDLDPNEHLRETPYQEQSHEELGEAGEAAQTETVSEENKSLIWTLLKQVRPGMDLSKVVLPTFILEPRSFLDKLSDYYYHADFLSEAAIEENAYNRMKKVVKWYISGFYKKPKGLKKPYNPIIGETYRCMWLHQKTNSKTFYIAEQVSHHPPVSAFYVSNRKDGFCLSGSILAKSKFYGNSLSAILDGEARLTFLNRGEDYVMNMPYAHCKGILYGTMTLELGGQVTIACEKTGYSAQLEFKLKPFLGSSDNVNQVSGKIKLGKEVLATLEGHWDSEIFINDKKTGTVDTFWNPTPELRQSRLIRYTVPPEEQGESESERLWQHVTRAINNKDQIEATNEKFILEEAQRKSARERKAKCEEWISALFEQDPITGEWHYRYADTRPWDPLNDLIQFEKDGCIQTKVRHRTPMVRSGSLISLSNQGPRRDNCKCQVTVPKRKHKSDKPKSPESGCSSPEPDRQDSSGSERHKSKHTSRLRKKGTDLSELQSAIESIKRTQEDINRSISVLRSRAAGRVEGSSFLQQRDYVIIVFLILLQVLINYVFK